In Neorhodopirellula lusitana, one genomic interval encodes:
- a CDS encoding DUF4349 domain-containing protein — MLRRYRFFQVALVVLIPIAGCGQQSNQFSSKLNSLGEQAEYEESSPATAVGRAPNQNATSDVADGESNESAKLNRRIVYNTKLSLVVKEYSVFESTLPGLVERHGGFISKSETSRRFNDQQSGVWVARIPVASYADFLQGVSGLGFAESRTEDAQDITAEFIDVEARIRNNKKLEERIITMLKERTGKLSDVLDIERELSRVREEIERMEGRLRVLADRSAMATITIRCREEKEYVPPKSPTLGSRAQRSWAGSISTLRATGENLVVAGIAIVPWLIVLAVPLFIVVVVARRVLRKRTP, encoded by the coding sequence ATGCTCCGCCGCTACCGTTTTTTCCAGGTTGCTCTTGTCGTATTGATCCCCATCGCGGGTTGCGGGCAGCAGTCAAATCAATTTTCCAGCAAACTGAATTCGCTGGGCGAGCAAGCTGAATACGAAGAGTCTTCGCCGGCTACTGCAGTGGGTCGGGCTCCCAATCAGAACGCGACTAGCGACGTCGCCGATGGTGAATCAAACGAGTCAGCGAAGCTAAACCGGCGGATCGTTTACAACACGAAGCTTTCTTTGGTTGTCAAAGAGTACTCCGTCTTCGAATCGACTTTGCCAGGGTTAGTTGAACGGCATGGCGGATTCATATCGAAGAGCGAAACCAGTCGACGATTCAATGATCAACAGTCGGGCGTGTGGGTCGCTCGCATTCCAGTGGCGAGTTACGCGGACTTCCTTCAAGGCGTCAGCGGACTGGGGTTCGCGGAATCCCGCACCGAGGACGCGCAAGACATCACGGCCGAATTCATTGATGTGGAGGCCCGAATTCGCAACAACAAGAAACTTGAAGAACGCATCATCACGATGCTGAAGGAACGAACAGGGAAACTCTCGGACGTGCTGGACATTGAACGCGAACTTTCACGTGTTCGCGAAGAGATCGAGCGCATGGAAGGTCGTTTGCGGGTGCTGGCGGATCGCTCAGCGATGGCCACCATCACGATCCGATGTCGCGAGGAAAAGGAGTACGTGCCCCCGAAATCGCCCACGCTGGGTTCACGTGCTCAGCGCTCATGGGCTGGATCAATCAGCACACTGCGAGCGACGGGGGAAAATCTAGTGGTGGCTGGGATCGCCATCGTGCCATGGCTGATCGTACTCGCGGTGCCGCTCTTCATCGTCGTCGTCGTTGCTCGAAGAGTCCTGCGTAAGCGGACTCCCTAA
- the lepA gene encoding translation elongation factor 4, whose amino-acid sequence MKQIRNFCIIAHIDHGKSTLADRLIQSCNGISQREFHDQMLDSMDIERERGITIKSNTVTLSYTARDGLDYQLNLIDTPGHVDFSHEVRRSLMACEGALMVVDASQGVEAQTVANLYLAMEYDLELLPVINKIDLPAADVERVREEIDEDLGLDPFIAIPVSAKTGLGIEDVLEGIVTHLPPPTGDPKAPLKALIFDAFFDKYRGVILQCRVIEGTLKPKDDIRFMHAKRDFTVDELGYNQFKLVPKKQLTAGEVGYIVAGVKSVQDIEIGDTITLVDRPADAPIPGYQPARQVVFSSVYPMSTDEYQDLTKALEKLAINDAALTYEKDSSAALGFGFRCGFLGLLHLDVIQERLQREFDIGLVISAPSVKYELKFKDGKSMDIDNPSNWPDPSTIDSVSEPYIRAQILIPEDYVGPVMELCREHRSESQTMNYLSAGRVEVTSEMPLGEVLFDFYGKLKMITRGYGSFDYVPIEYRKTDIVKVDILVNREPVDALAYLVHRDKSRARALHYCEQLAEAIPRHQFKIPIQGAIGGTVIARATIAALRKDVTAKCYGGDISRKKKLLDKQKKGKAKMKQFGSVNIPQKAFISVLRADKD is encoded by the coding sequence ATGAAACAAATACGCAACTTTTGTATTATCGCCCACATCGACCACGGCAAATCGACCCTGGCCGATCGTTTGATCCAATCCTGCAACGGCATCAGCCAGCGGGAATTTCATGATCAAATGCTCGATTCCATGGATATTGAACGGGAACGTGGGATCACGATTAAGAGTAACACGGTCACGTTGAGCTACACCGCCCGCGATGGTCTGGACTACCAGCTTAACCTGATCGACACCCCCGGACACGTGGACTTTTCGCATGAAGTTCGGCGTTCGTTGATGGCGTGTGAGGGGGCGCTGATGGTGGTCGACGCTTCCCAGGGCGTGGAGGCTCAAACGGTTGCCAACCTGTACTTGGCGATGGAATACGACCTAGAACTGCTGCCGGTGATCAACAAGATCGACCTGCCGGCTGCCGATGTCGAACGGGTTCGTGAGGAGATCGATGAAGATCTGGGGCTCGATCCTTTCATCGCGATTCCCGTTTCTGCCAAAACAGGCCTGGGCATTGAAGACGTTTTGGAAGGCATCGTCACGCACCTTCCGCCACCAACCGGCGATCCCAAGGCACCTTTAAAGGCGCTGATCTTCGACGCGTTCTTCGACAAGTATCGCGGCGTCATCTTGCAGTGCCGGGTTATTGAAGGCACGTTGAAGCCAAAGGATGACATCCGCTTCATGCACGCGAAACGTGACTTTACGGTCGACGAACTGGGATACAACCAATTTAAATTGGTCCCCAAGAAGCAACTGACCGCGGGTGAAGTGGGTTACATTGTTGCCGGCGTGAAGTCAGTTCAAGATATCGAAATTGGTGACACGATCACGCTGGTCGATCGGCCTGCCGATGCGCCGATTCCGGGCTACCAACCCGCTCGGCAGGTGGTGTTCTCGTCCGTCTACCCGATGAGCACCGACGAGTATCAAGACCTCACCAAGGCGCTCGAGAAGCTGGCGATCAATGACGCGGCTTTGACCTATGAAAAGGATAGCTCCGCTGCTCTCGGCTTCGGCTTCCGCTGTGGCTTTTTGGGACTGTTGCACCTGGACGTGATTCAGGAACGGTTGCAGCGAGAATTTGATATCGGGTTGGTCATTTCAGCTCCCTCGGTGAAGTACGAGCTGAAGTTTAAGGACGGTAAATCGATGGATATCGATAACCCGAGCAATTGGCCCGATCCATCGACCATTGACTCGGTTAGCGAGCCTTACATCCGGGCCCAGATCCTGATTCCCGAAGACTATGTCGGGCCCGTGATGGAGCTGTGTCGGGAACACCGCAGCGAAAGCCAGACGATGAACTACCTGTCGGCCGGTCGGGTCGAGGTAACCAGTGAAATGCCGCTGGGGGAAGTGTTGTTTGATTTCTACGGCAAGCTCAAAATGATCACCCGTGGCTACGGCTCGTTTGATTACGTGCCGATTGAGTACCGCAAGACCGACATCGTCAAGGTCGACATTCTCGTCAATCGAGAACCCGTTGATGCGTTGGCGTACTTGGTCCACCGCGACAAATCACGAGCCCGAGCATTGCACTACTGCGAACAACTTGCCGAAGCGATTCCGCGTCACCAGTTCAAAATCCCAATCCAAGGTGCGATCGGCGGAACCGTGATTGCGCGGGCTACCATCGCGGCGCTTCGCAAAGATGTGACGGCAAAATGTTATGGCGGTGACATTTCGCGTAAGAAGAAACTGCTCGATAAGCAGAAGAAGGGCAAAGCCAAAATGAAGCAATTCGGCAGCGTCAACATTCCGCAAAAAGCATTCATCTCCGTCCTAAGAGCGGACAAGGATTAG
- a CDS encoding cation:proton antiporter, with protein MTETLVHDLLLILAGGLLASLICRRLRSSVLIGYLLVGVLLGQGILGWVQDENHQLEHFAEVGVFLLLFSIGLEFSIDDLKRLGRHFVVGGFVQMVLVFVPVAIGLMFFQMAWRPAVLIAIAVAFSSTVLVFKSLSEWGQSQQPHGQRAIGILLFQDAALVPLLLLLPMLVGTNEAVVRLESTIGQAVAVGPQFVDSQVSGSQFAGSQYVWMILTSLCFVASIVVLRNVLAKWVIPRLAGYRSPEMVVLFTIVSLGGVTLAAYQVGLPPAVGAFAAGLIFNGNRWTTQIDALVLPFRETFAAIFFVGLGLILDPRLILQQPLLMGATMGSVMVIKTAAATVALSLTGMSWRNSFAMGIGLAHVGEFAFVVVLIGMKSNILTELQYQQVVAISVGSLLLTPPLLKAALGMIQEVQPDNITRPLITSIDSAHRQAVVIGAGPIGTRVTAQLETMGKDVCLIDFSPINLHPFTQAGFRTVAGDATDLRILELADVRNCFVVVVSVPDDRVALRILKTLRRSKTTAKLIVRCRYQSNVSTLRKAGADSIVTEETEATLALLRTLSDINQNVHLFNSQLISTNRPVSTNGSRTDADHG; from the coding sequence ATGACCGAAACGCTCGTCCATGACCTGCTTTTGATTCTGGCGGGTGGTTTACTCGCTTCGCTGATTTGTCGGCGACTCCGCTCGTCGGTGCTGATTGGCTATTTGCTGGTCGGGGTACTGCTTGGCCAAGGGATCTTGGGCTGGGTTCAGGACGAAAACCATCAACTCGAACACTTCGCCGAAGTGGGCGTCTTCCTGCTTCTGTTCTCAATCGGGCTCGAGTTTTCGATCGACGACCTGAAACGTCTCGGCCGGCATTTCGTGGTCGGCGGGTTCGTTCAGATGGTGTTGGTCTTCGTTCCGGTTGCGATCGGACTGATGTTCTTTCAAATGGCTTGGCGTCCAGCCGTGTTGATCGCGATCGCGGTGGCATTCAGTTCCACCGTACTGGTTTTCAAATCGCTCTCTGAATGGGGGCAATCGCAACAGCCTCACGGGCAAAGAGCCATCGGTATTTTACTGTTCCAAGATGCCGCTTTGGTTCCTTTATTGCTGCTACTTCCGATGTTGGTGGGCACCAATGAAGCTGTCGTCAGGCTTGAATCAACGATCGGGCAAGCGGTTGCAGTCGGGCCACAATTCGTAGACTCGCAGGTTTCAGGATCACAGTTTGCAGGATCGCAATACGTTTGGATGATTTTGACATCCTTGTGCTTCGTTGCCAGCATCGTGGTCTTGCGGAATGTCTTGGCGAAATGGGTGATCCCGCGACTCGCCGGCTACCGCAGTCCTGAAATGGTGGTGTTGTTCACAATTGTGTCCTTGGGCGGGGTCACTTTGGCCGCCTACCAAGTGGGATTGCCGCCAGCGGTGGGCGCGTTCGCGGCGGGACTGATCTTCAATGGAAATCGTTGGACAACCCAGATTGACGCATTGGTCTTGCCCTTTCGTGAGACATTCGCGGCAATCTTCTTTGTCGGCTTGGGACTGATTTTGGATCCACGGTTAATTTTGCAGCAACCGCTCTTAATGGGCGCCACCATGGGATCGGTGATGGTCATCAAAACCGCTGCCGCGACCGTCGCCCTGTCGCTCACCGGAATGTCGTGGCGGAACTCCTTCGCGATGGGAATCGGGCTGGCACATGTCGGTGAGTTCGCTTTCGTCGTGGTCTTAATCGGAATGAAATCAAACATCTTGACCGAGCTTCAATATCAACAAGTCGTCGCAATCTCGGTCGGCTCGCTATTGCTAACACCACCACTCTTGAAAGCCGCCTTAGGCATGATTCAAGAAGTGCAACCCGATAACATAACGCGGCCATTGATAACGTCGATCGACAGCGCGCACCGTCAGGCCGTGGTAATCGGTGCCGGACCCATCGGAACCCGCGTGACCGCTCAACTGGAAACGATGGGCAAAGACGTGTGCTTGATCGATTTCAGTCCCATCAATTTGCATCCGTTCACACAAGCTGGATTCCGCACCGTCGCCGGCGACGCCACCGATCTTCGCATCCTCGAATTGGCTGACGTGCGAAATTGTTTTGTCGTCGTTGTCAGTGTGCCGGATGATCGAGTGGCGCTGCGAATCCTCAAGACCCTTCGGCGATCCAAGACGACAGCCAAGCTGATTGTTCGATGTCGGTACCAATCCAATGTCTCCACCCTGCGGAAAGCGGGTGCGGATTCGATCGTCACCGAAGAGACGGAAGCCACGCTGGCACTTTTGCGAACGTTGAGCGACATCAACCAAAACGTCCATTTGTTCAATAGCCAACTGATTTCCACTAATCGACCTGTTTCTACAAATGGATCAAGGACCGATGCGGATCATGGATGA
- a CDS encoding fructosamine kinase family protein, translating to MDDQTANAIARLLPHAKQIQVLGNVSGGCISQAFRITAQLDNGDQTDYFVKQNDRASLDNFRAESDGLSALAKVAFGVPGLHVPEPVATDVVGQHAYLILDWLDSSPTTVSQYQYGQTIAAFHQAESTDQIGYPIDNFLGSARQINTPAEDWVDFVAEHRLGWQLAQVTQKRLISAKLKRDLEAMIDRLADLLSGRIEQTSLLHGDLWSGNVLFTDPVSVTLIDPAVYHGCPEAELGMVRLFGGVGPDFYEGYDSIRQLPDGWQRRCDIYKLIHLLNHLNLFGGSYLHQCEQIASSIMMER from the coding sequence ATGGATGATCAAACCGCCAACGCGATAGCGAGACTGTTACCGCACGCCAAGCAAATTCAAGTTCTTGGCAACGTCAGTGGCGGCTGCATCAGTCAAGCGTTTCGCATTACCGCCCAACTCGACAACGGGGATCAAACGGACTACTTCGTCAAACAAAATGACCGTGCGTCTCTCGACAACTTTCGTGCCGAGTCGGACGGGCTGTCCGCGTTGGCCAAAGTCGCATTCGGTGTGCCCGGTTTGCATGTTCCCGAACCGGTCGCCACCGACGTCGTCGGACAGCATGCCTATCTGATACTCGACTGGCTCGATTCGTCTCCAACCACCGTCTCGCAGTATCAATATGGTCAAACGATCGCCGCATTCCACCAAGCTGAATCAACCGATCAAATCGGATACCCAATCGACAACTTCCTGGGTTCAGCCCGCCAGATCAACACACCGGCGGAAGACTGGGTTGACTTCGTGGCTGAACATCGACTTGGGTGGCAGCTCGCCCAAGTGACCCAAAAGCGACTTATATCAGCGAAACTCAAACGTGATTTAGAAGCGATGATCGATCGTCTAGCGGACTTGCTGTCCGGACGAATCGAACAGACATCACTGCTGCACGGTGATCTATGGAGCGGGAATGTGCTGTTCACCGATCCCGTCTCGGTGACGCTGATTGATCCCGCCGTGTACCACGGTTGTCCTGAAGCGGAACTGGGGATGGTGCGACTGTTTGGGGGTGTTGGCCCTGACTTTTACGAGGGATACGACTCGATTCGCCAACTTCCCGACGGTTGGCAACGTCGTTGCGACATCTACAAACTGATTCACCTGCTAAATCATTTGAACCTGTTTGGAGGCAGTTACCTCCACCAATGCGAACAAATTGCCTCTTCGATTATGATGGAGCGATGA
- a CDS encoding S8 family peptidase, whose product MKTDPSELDASPATIENCEPRLALSASLMGAWLAPLADPTQDLAADDAANSPAVDAPEFLPTCQATPAIEANLVNPIAIANQAFNDLPIAPAVLNPAASISSPGSATTESSLDQLFAQSTLNTDPSGDGDSLLDQAARIGSASQLDGYGQTIAVIDSGIAYDHLAFANESGQTGFGSGYRVVGGWDFAENDADPYDDAPSGYHGTHVAGLASGMTDTIDGDTFRGVAPGADLVALRVFDDDGNGNLAWIESSLRWVYDNQDSFEFPITTVNLSLGTELTDANRDYAYGLIEDELQLLFEDDILVFAAAGNGQVQLSPDADDLMYPASSSWVSAVGSVDTNGNLSGFSQRADDMFVAEGQQLQSSVPEHVLGYDGYVNDYTSLSGTSMSSPQVAAASILVRQAMQDAGIEATSESILQRMQDTSVEHVDPTTGVSYRSLDIEAAIDFGTSNSAEPEPGTETGDPSSEPAQAIAGYEGGSGADALELDLRSILSGDANSNLPLLTDSNGQYQISMDNETIVIDAGAGSDTLQIFGSTGNEQISLRPTTGANAGSSTIAFAGGVIELRGFENVTFIGGGGEDRATLYDSDGNDELRSSQDQAQLSGVGFEFQLEAVKKLYVHATAGGNDTAHLTDTEFDDQLVIRPQFSSMRGGDYFQAAFGFERVFAYAEAGGDDHADLGDSAGDDIMSISQTRSLISSSGYRASALGFESVEATASLGGDDTVRIYVDDPDGTWHTSESLTQWSGNDGTSRIARGFEHSQAFENYETVPVGSSSLSNDPSAVAATLVAESPAMTTNASDLERENDEHLRALRLLFEELA is encoded by the coding sequence ATGAAAACGGATCCAAGCGAACTGGACGCTTCGCCAGCAACAATCGAAAATTGTGAGCCCCGACTGGCACTTTCCGCCAGTTTGATGGGTGCGTGGCTAGCCCCGTTGGCAGATCCAACCCAAGATCTCGCAGCGGATGACGCTGCCAATAGCCCAGCGGTCGACGCACCCGAGTTCTTACCCACGTGCCAGGCAACGCCCGCGATTGAGGCCAATTTGGTCAATCCGATTGCCATCGCGAATCAGGCTTTCAACGACCTGCCGATCGCCCCCGCAGTTCTGAATCCTGCTGCATCAATTAGCTCGCCAGGATCCGCGACAACCGAATCATCGCTCGATCAACTATTCGCCCAATCAACACTCAATACCGATCCCAGCGGCGACGGTGACTCGTTGCTCGACCAAGCCGCTCGGATCGGATCGGCCAGCCAACTTGACGGGTACGGTCAAACGATCGCCGTGATTGATTCCGGCATCGCCTACGACCACCTCGCGTTCGCAAACGAGTCCGGCCAAACCGGATTCGGGTCAGGCTACCGAGTCGTCGGTGGCTGGGACTTTGCCGAAAACGATGCCGACCCTTACGACGATGCTCCTTCGGGATACCACGGCACCCATGTTGCCGGGCTCGCCAGCGGGATGACTGATACCATCGACGGCGATACCTTTCGCGGCGTTGCTCCCGGTGCTGACTTAGTCGCACTGCGAGTCTTCGATGATGATGGCAACGGCAACCTAGCTTGGATCGAATCGTCACTGCGGTGGGTTTATGACAACCAAGACTCGTTCGAGTTCCCCATCACCACGGTGAACTTGTCGCTGGGAACGGAACTCACCGACGCCAATCGTGACTACGCCTACGGCCTCATTGAAGACGAACTGCAACTCCTCTTCGAAGACGACATCCTTGTCTTCGCCGCCGCTGGCAATGGGCAAGTGCAGCTGTCCCCTGATGCCGATGACCTGATGTATCCGGCGTCCAGCAGTTGGGTATCGGCGGTCGGTTCCGTCGACACCAACGGCAACCTCAGTGGTTTCTCACAACGCGCTGACGACATGTTTGTCGCCGAAGGACAGCAACTGCAAAGCAGCGTTCCCGAACACGTTCTCGGCTACGATGGCTACGTCAACGACTACACCTCGTTGAGCGGGACGAGCATGTCCAGCCCTCAAGTCGCGGCCGCATCGATACTTGTTCGACAAGCCATGCAAGACGCTGGCATCGAAGCAACATCCGAGAGTATCTTGCAGCGCATGCAGGACACCTCAGTGGAACACGTCGATCCCACCACCGGTGTTTCCTACCGATCACTCGATATCGAAGCGGCCATTGATTTCGGCACCAGCAATTCAGCCGAGCCCGAACCGGGTACCGAAACCGGCGACCCGAGCTCCGAACCGGCACAAGCGATCGCTGGCTACGAAGGTGGATCCGGCGCGGACGCCCTCGAACTGGACCTGCGATCGATCCTATCGGGCGATGCCAATTCCAACCTTCCGTTGCTGACCGATTCCAACGGCCAATATCAAATCAGTATGGACAACGAAACGATTGTCATCGACGCTGGTGCGGGTTCGGACACACTTCAAATCTTCGGTTCCACTGGAAACGAACAGATCTCGTTGCGTCCTACCACGGGAGCCAACGCGGGCTCATCAACCATTGCCTTCGCTGGCGGCGTGATCGAACTTCGCGGATTCGAAAACGTGACCTTCATCGGCGGTGGCGGCGAAGACCGAGCCACCCTTTACGATTCCGATGGAAACGACGAACTACGATCTTCCCAAGACCAGGCACAACTCAGCGGCGTTGGTTTCGAGTTCCAACTCGAAGCCGTTAAGAAACTGTACGTCCACGCCACCGCTGGCGGCAACGACACCGCCCACCTGACGGACACCGAATTTGACGACCAATTGGTCATCCGACCGCAGTTTAGCTCGATGCGTGGCGGAGACTATTTTCAAGCCGCCTTCGGTTTTGAACGCGTCTTCGCCTACGCGGAAGCCGGTGGCGATGACCACGCCGATCTAGGCGACAGCGCGGGCGACGACATCATGTCGATTTCCCAAACGCGATCGTTAATTAGCAGTTCGGGTTATCGCGCCAGTGCACTCGGGTTTGAAAGCGTCGAAGCCACCGCATCACTCGGTGGTGACGACACCGTTCGCATCTATGTGGACGATCCGGACGGCACATGGCACACCAGCGAATCATTGACCCAGTGGTCTGGTAACGATGGAACCAGTCGAATCGCACGCGGCTTTGAACATAGCCAAGCGTTTGAAAACTACGAAACGGTTCCGGTCGGATCCAGCTCGCTATCCAACGATCCATCCGCGGTGGCAGCGACTCTAGTCGCCGAGTCTCCCGCGATGACGACCAACGCAAGCGATCTGGAACGCGAAAACGACGAACATCTTCGTGCGTTGCGTCTTCTGTTTGAAGAACTGGCCTAA
- a CDS encoding 3-keto-disaccharide hydrolase, translated as MSERSFQQFQALPVAVMLFATVMAHAVTGQEPVSDLATVPIANSPTFEIAVFDPQSAGWNQLGAGDFERVNGDDQTLVFTGYEALGSGTPIGVTRTKKQYVNFEMVIDWMHLKPAGNSGVFAWVPAAALEGLPPNKLPNSGIEVQMLDHDYARQYRERSGKEPTWFTSNGDVFAVGKSSMKPFEPLSPNGSRSFPTQQTTHGSGQWNRYYIRGINGEIRLWVNGVEVSGGRDCSPSEGYLCLESEGSPIRFRNIWVRELP; from the coding sequence ATGAGCGAGCGAAGTTTCCAACAATTTCAAGCATTGCCGGTCGCCGTGATGTTGTTCGCGACCGTCATGGCCCACGCCGTCACCGGCCAGGAGCCTGTTTCGGATCTCGCCACGGTACCAATCGCTAACTCACCCACTTTCGAAATCGCGGTATTTGATCCTCAGTCGGCCGGATGGAATCAGCTCGGGGCCGGTGACTTTGAGCGGGTCAATGGTGACGATCAAACACTTGTCTTCACGGGGTATGAGGCTTTGGGAAGCGGTACACCGATCGGGGTGACGCGGACTAAGAAACAGTACGTCAATTTTGAGATGGTGATTGATTGGATGCACTTAAAGCCAGCGGGCAATTCGGGTGTCTTCGCATGGGTTCCTGCCGCCGCCCTGGAAGGGCTACCACCCAACAAACTGCCCAACAGTGGAATCGAGGTCCAGATGCTCGATCATGACTACGCGCGACAATATCGCGAAAGGTCGGGAAAGGAACCGACTTGGTTCACCAGCAACGGCGATGTTTTTGCCGTGGGGAAATCCTCGATGAAGCCTTTTGAGCCCCTCTCACCCAATGGATCTCGCAGCTTCCCTACTCAGCAAACCACACATGGAAGCGGCCAATGGAACCGGTACTACATTCGTGGGATCAATGGTGAGATTCGTTTGTGGGTCAATGGTGTCGAAGTTTCCGGGGGCCGAGATTGTTCGCCGTCGGAGGGTTATTTGTGTTTGGAGTCCGAAGGCAGTCCGATCCGCTTTAGGAACATTTGGGTGCGAGAGTTGCCGTAG
- a CDS encoding SulP family inorganic anion transporter: protein MLNFFRHQSNSIKNDVLSGLTVALALVPEAIAFAFVAGVSPLIGLYSAFFIGLITAIVGGRPGMISGATGAMAVVVVALVADHGVEYLFPTVILCGLLQIAVGTGRLGKLIRMVPHSVMLGFVNGLAIVIGLAQLGSFKTLSEANELVYLGGFPLVIMLALVALTMGIIYFLPKITTAVPASLAAILTVTLLSVAINSSMTKPGEENVLATVGDMLRTNTKAAMAVEANAKADIDTIAMTADNTSMTLVSAQVNTELEADELDLDFADTPLVNPNVMGSAPETADAPKPDGDVDEAASGISGGLPVPFFMEYEMVPMNLTTLKIIFPFAIILCGVGLIESLMTLTLIDEITETRGQGNRECIGQGVANLVCGFFGGMGGCAMIGQSLINVNSGGRGRLSGITAAVCLLLFVLFLAPYIEQIPMAALVGVMFMVVIGTFEWASLKMFRRMPRSDMFVMVLVAAYTVFMHDLASAVILGVIVSALVFAWQHATHIAADVQVDENGTKIYQLHGPLFFASVTSFKDMFDVAGDPDDVVIDFYYTRVYDQSGLEAINTLAEKYGAAGKKLHLRHLSQECLVLLDKAGDLVEVNLSEDPNYHIATDRLA, encoded by the coding sequence ATGCTCAATTTCTTTCGTCATCAGTCTAACTCGATTAAGAACGACGTGCTGTCGGGACTAACGGTCGCACTGGCCCTTGTTCCCGAAGCAATTGCATTCGCATTCGTTGCCGGCGTGTCCCCATTGATCGGTCTGTACTCGGCCTTCTTCATCGGGCTAATCACGGCAATCGTCGGCGGACGTCCGGGGATGATTTCAGGTGCAACCGGAGCGATGGCAGTGGTGGTGGTTGCCTTGGTGGCCGACCACGGCGTCGAGTACCTATTTCCAACCGTGATCCTGTGCGGGCTATTGCAGATCGCTGTGGGAACCGGACGGCTAGGAAAACTGATTCGAATGGTGCCCCACTCCGTCATGCTGGGGTTCGTCAATGGACTCGCCATCGTGATCGGATTGGCACAACTGGGCAGCTTCAAAACACTCTCCGAAGCGAACGAACTCGTCTACCTGGGCGGTTTCCCGCTAGTCATCATGCTCGCCCTGGTTGCTTTGACGATGGGCATCATCTACTTCCTGCCCAAAATCACGACCGCGGTTCCAGCATCGCTGGCAGCCATTTTGACGGTGACCTTGTTGTCCGTCGCAATTAACTCTTCGATGACCAAGCCTGGCGAAGAAAACGTACTGGCCACCGTTGGCGACATGCTTCGCACCAATACCAAAGCCGCAATGGCAGTCGAAGCCAACGCCAAGGCGGACATCGATACGATCGCAATGACAGCGGACAACACATCGATGACTTTGGTCAGCGCTCAAGTCAACACCGAACTGGAAGCTGACGAACTGGACCTTGATTTCGCAGACACACCATTGGTGAACCCCAACGTCATGGGATCGGCACCGGAAACAGCGGATGCCCCCAAGCCAGATGGTGACGTGGACGAAGCGGCATCGGGCATCAGTGGCGGATTGCCCGTCCCGTTTTTCATGGAATACGAAATGGTTCCCATGAATCTCACCACCCTGAAGATCATTTTCCCCTTCGCCATTATTTTGTGTGGTGTTGGACTGATTGAATCGTTGATGACACTCACGTTGATCGACGAAATCACCGAAACCCGTGGTCAGGGAAATCGCGAGTGCATCGGACAGGGTGTGGCCAACCTCGTGTGTGGCTTCTTCGGGGGTATGGGCGGTTGTGCGATGATCGGACAATCCCTGATCAACGTCAACTCAGGCGGTCGTGGTCGTTTATCAGGCATCACAGCAGCCGTTTGCCTGTTGTTGTTCGTCCTGTTCTTGGCACCGTACATCGAACAAATCCCCATGGCGGCACTCGTCGGCGTGATGTTCATGGTCGTGATCGGAACATTCGAATGGGCATCGTTGAAAATGTTCCGCCGCATGCCTCGTAGCGACATGTTCGTGATGGTGCTGGTAGCGGCTTATACCGTGTTCATGCACGACCTCGCATCGGCTGTGATCTTGGGTGTGATTGTTTCGGCATTGGTCTTCGCTTGGCAACACGCCACGCACATCGCCGCAGATGTTCAAGTCGATGAAAACGGTACCAAGATCTATCAACTTCACGGCCCACTCTTCTTCGCGTCGGTCACCTCGTTCAAGGACATGTTTGACGTCGCTGGCGATCCCGACGATGTTGTCATCGACTTCTATTACACGCGCGTCTATGACCAATCCGGACTCGAAGCCATCAACACTTTGGCGGAAAAATACGGGGCCGCTGGCAAGAAGTTGCACCTCCGACACCTCAGCCAAGAATGTCTCGTGTTGCTAGACAAGGCGGGCGATCTGGTTGAAGTGAATCTCAGCGAAGACCCGAACTACCACATCGCAACCGACCGCTTGGCTTAG